From a region of the Ovis aries strain OAR_USU_Benz2616 breed Rambouillet chromosome 2, ARS-UI_Ramb_v3.0, whole genome shotgun sequence genome:
- the LOC101104050 gene encoding cytochrome P450 20A1 isoform X4 translates to MQLESILKKIIKERKGRNFSQHIFIDSLVQGSLNDQQILEDTMIFSLASCIITAKLCTWAICFLTTYEEIQKKLYEEIDQVLGKGPITSEKIEKLRYCRQVLCETVRTAKLTPVSARLQDIEGKIDKFIIPRETLVLYALGVVLQDPSTWSSPYKFDPERFDDESIMKTFSLLGFSGTRECPELRFAYMVAAVLLSVLLRRLHLLSVEGQVIETKYELVTSSKEEAWITVSKRY, encoded by the exons ATGCAACTGgaatctattttaaagaaaatcattaaagAACGAAAAGGAAGGAACTTCAGTCAGCATATTTTCATTGACTCCTTAGTACAGGGAAGCCTTAATGACCAACAG ATCCTAGAAGACACTATGATATTTTCTCTGGCCAGTTGCATAATAACTGCAAAAT TGTGCACCTGGGCAATCTGTTTTTTAACCACCTATGAGGAAATTCAGAAAAAACTATATGAAGAGATTGACCAAGTTTTGGGGAAGGGACCTATCACTTCAGAGAAAATTGAGAAGCTCAG gtatTGTCGACAAGTGCTTTGTGAAACAGTTCGGACTGCCAAACTGACCCCAGTTTCTGCCCGGCTTCAAGATATTGAAGGAAAGATTGACAAATTTATTATTCCTAGGGAG ACCCTTGTCTTGTATGCCCTTGGAGTTGTGCTTCAGGATCCTAGTACTTGGTCATCTCCGTACAA GTTTGATCCAGAGCGTTTTGATGATGAATCTATAATGAAAACTTTCTCCTTGCTTGGATTTTCAGGCACACGGGAATGCCCAGAGTTGAG GTTTGCCTATATGGTGGCCGCAGTGCTTTTGAGTGTTCTGCTGAGGAGACTGCACCTCCTTTCTGTGGAGGGACAAGTTATTGAAACTAAGTATGAACTGGTGACATCATCCAAAGAGGAAGCTTGGATCACTGTCTCAAAGAGATATTAA